A section of the Babylonia areolata isolate BAREFJ2019XMU chromosome 1, ASM4173473v1, whole genome shotgun sequence genome encodes:
- the LOC143287041 gene encoding inactive rhomboid protein 1-like — MDPATSYDRQVSRNTTASSKSQSKARRLSKSVMKGMAGWLGVENTEKHEKQAQRWDNRRRRYAGSIGQLKDKYVKPPEGLDELDTAPSIRDPLRKPSGRSNLSMDRSGMLRRSGRKSSVAHMTLKGIGNLVGVRNKLRRQTHKGSQGAEDQSTAAASLHGEEFSLVDDVFYDDPNVGPDLARLDRARPAGGVNDELLRPAPAPGWRRRPPQALPDTPGTDVVDQPDFGMARIKQKVLDSAMRRDKRVMGVGVVGRFFRRSIHSQVFTKDVKQQLDDMDDHRPYFTYWATFVQVVVFIVAIAVYGTAPFGVGKHTEQKMVRLSNLAREVKSYTEQENIWFGPRQMDLIHLGAKYSPCMRVDLNLQESMDLDREEEKDSACCVRNDGSGCVQRVKSQCGSLSTWKKWDVGDPGPGDRLSGSVCGQDPQYCITPASSEPFDWPDSIIDWPVCTETRKPNTTQGSRQDRHMSCDILGRPCCHGIQGECMITTREHCDLIRGNFHDDKFLCSQTKCFEQICGMIPFAHPDNPDQFYRLWTSLFLHGGLMHLIVTVIFQMWIMRDMEKLIGAIRMAIIYIGSGIAGNLASCTFLPYQVEAGPSGAQFGVLSCLLVEVLQSYQMYRRPHIAILKLFLPILVLFILGLLPWFDNWAHLFGFIFGFLLAFALMPYVSFGQFDRRRKIISIIVALGSSLALFIILILIFYVAPLTDCEACQYFNCIPFTADFCENMQVNLKKNSTYSKALLE; from the exons ATGGATCCAGCAACATCATATGACAGACAGGTGTCTCGGAACACCACTGCCTCATCAAAAAGTCAGAGCAAGGCTCGCAGGCTGAGCAA GTCAGTCATGAAGGGCATGGCAGGCTGGCTGGGTGTGGAGAACACAGAGAAGCATGAGAAGCAGGCCCAGCGATGGGACAATCGGCGCCGTCGCTACGCTGGCTCTATCGGGCAGCTCAAAGACAAGTATGTCAAGCCTCCGGAAGGCCTGGATGAGCTGGACACGGCACCGTCCATCCGCGATCCCCTCCGGAAACCCTCCGGCCGGTCAAACCTGAGCATGGATCGTTCGGGAATGTTACGCAGGAGTGGCCGGAAATCCTCTGTGGCTCACATGACACTGAAGGGAATCGGGAACCTTGTG GGCGTCAGGAACAAGCTTCGCCGACAAACCCACAAGGGGAGTCAGGGCGCTGAGGACCAGAGCACTGCTGCTGCTTCCTTG CATGGGGAGGAGTTCAGCCTGGTCGATGATGTGTTCTATGATGACCCCAACGTGGGTCCTGATCTCGCCAGACTGGATCGCGCCAGACCTGCTGGTGGTGTCAATGATGA GTTGCTACGACCAGCGCCAGCTCCAGGCTGGCGGCGGCGCCCTCCACAGGCCCTACCTGACACCCCTGGCACAGACGTGGTAGACCAGCCTGACTTTGGCATGGCCCGCATCAAGCAGAAGGTGCTGGACTCTGCCATGCGGCGCGACAagcgggtgatgggggtgggggtggtgggccgTTTCTTCCGCCGCAGCATCCACAGCCAGGTGTTCACCAAGGACGTTAAACAGCAGCTGGATGACATGGATGATCACAg ACCGTATTTCACATACTGGGCGACGTTTGTGCAAGTCGTGGTCTTCATTGTGGCCATAGCAGTGTACGGAACAGCTCCATTTGGCGTTGGGAaacacacagagcagaagatg GTGCGTTTGTCCAACTTGGCCCGAGAAGTGAAATCATACACTGAGCAAGAAAACATTTGGTTTGGCCCTCGTCAG ATGGACCTGATACACCTGGGAGCCAAGTACTCCCCTTGCATGAGGGTGGACCTGAACCTTCAGGAATCCATGGACTTggacagagaagaggagaaagactcGGCTTGCTGCGTGCGCAATGATGGGTCAGGATGCGTCCAGCGTGTCAAGTCGCAGTGT GGTTCTTTGTCAACGTGGAAGAAATGGGATGTTGGAGATCCAGGACCTGGAGACCGACTGTCGGGAAGTGTGTGTGGCCAGGACCCACA GTACTGCATAACACCAGCGTCATCGGAACCCTTTGACTGGCCTGATTCTATCATTGACTGGCCT GTGTGTACGGAGACAAGAAAGCCCAACACTACCCAGGGCAGTCGACAGGACCGCCACATGTCCTGCGACATTCTGGGACGTCCCTGTTGCCATGGCATCCAGGGAGAGTGCATGATCACCACACGAGAGCATTGTGATCTCATCCGAGGCAACTTCCATGACGACAAATTTCTGTGTTCACAG ACAAAATGCTTTGAGCAGATTTGTGGCATGATTCCCTTTGCCCACCCAGACAATCCTGACCAGTTCTACCGTCTGTGGACCTCCCTCTTCCTGCATGGAGG GTTGATGCATTTGATTGTGACAGTCATCTTCCAAATGTGGATCATGCGTGACATGGAGAAGCTGATAGGAGCGATTCGCATGGCCATCATTTACATTGGTAGCGGCATTGCTGGCAACTTGGCCAGCTGCACTTTCCTGCCGTACCAAGTGGAG GCGGGTCCATCAGGTGCCCAGTTTGGTGTGCTGTCCTGCCTGCTGGTGGAGGTGCTGCAGAGCTACCAGATGTACCGACGTCCTCACATTGCCATCCTCAAACTCTTCCTGCCCATTCTCGTCCTCTTCATCCTGGGCCTGCTGCCTTGGTTCGACAACTGGGCCCACCTCTTTGGCTTCATCTTCGGCTTCCTCCTCGCCTTCGCCTTGATGCCTTACGTCAGCTTCGGACAGTTTGACCGCCGCCGCAagatcatcagcatcattgtcgCTCTGGGCTCATCTCTGGCGCTGTTCATCATTCTGATCCTCATTTTCTATGTTGCACCACTGACAGACTGTGAGGCTTGTCAGTACTTCAACTGCATCCCTTTTACTGCTGATTTCTGTGAAAACATGCAGGTCAACTTGAAGAAGAACTCCACTTATAGCAAGGCACTTTTGGAATAA